The Sesamum indicum cultivar Zhongzhi No. 13 linkage group LG2, S_indicum_v1.0, whole genome shotgun sequence genome contains a region encoding:
- the LOC105180110 gene encoding probable calcium-binding protein CML44: MSPISPDDLHRIFKNLDKNNKGLVSTQELHHLLEKIGIHTTLEELENFVGRTSLDYIDFLFFYDAMVKARMQEQEADDVHSSHDHHDNDLFKAFKVFDLNGDGYISCEELQSVLSRLGLWDKRSGQDCKDMIRVYDENSDGVLDFHEFKNMMSVPPTSDHSET, translated from the coding sequence atgtctcCAATCAGCCCCGATGATCTGCACAGGATTTTCAAGAACCTGGACAAGAACAACAAAGGCCTTGTGAGCACTCAGGAGCTCCACCATCTTCTTGAGAAAATCGGAATACACACAACCTTGGAGGAGCTCGAAAATTTCGTGGGCCGAACAAGTCTTGATTACATAGACTTCTTGTTCTTCTACGATGCAATGGTTAAGGCCAGGATGCAAGAACAAGAAGCCGACGATGTCCACTCTTCCCATGATCACCATGACAACGACCTTTTCAAGGCTTTCAAAGTCTTCGATTTGAATGGCGATGGCTACATTTCTTGCGAGGAGCTGCAGAGCGTGTTGTCGAGATTAGGACTGTGGGACAAGAGGAGTGGCCAAGATTGTAAAGACATGATCCGTGTCTATGATGAGAACTCCGATGGGGTGCTCGATTTTCACGAGTTTAAAAACATGATGTCTGTTCCTCCCACTTCTGATCATTCGGAGACATAA
- the LOC105180119 gene encoding probable calcium-binding protein CML44: protein MSPLNTLHLHRIFDKLDRNKDGHVSIDELMWLLESTGVGAKRDELELLVGRKALDPVDFLFFYETLIGKGKSGNDCFVQEKNDEILERDLRKAFRVFDLNDDGFICCKELKIALSRLGLWEEHCGQDCKRMIEVYDTNSDGFLDFEEFKAMMLFDH, encoded by the coding sequence ATGTCTCCTCTCAACACACTTCACTTGCATAGGATCTTCGACAAGCTAGATAGAAATAAGGATGGCCATGTGAGCATAGATGAGCTTATGTGGCTTCTTGAGAGTACCGGGGTGGGTGCTAAACGAGACGAGCTCGAGCTGTTGGTAGGTCGAAAGGCCCTTGACCCAGTCGATTTTCTGTTCTTTTATGAAACCTTGATTGGTAAGGGGAAAAGTGGTAATGATTGTTTTgtccaagaaaaaaatgatgaaatctTGGAGAGGGATCTTCGAAAAGCTTTTAGGGTCTTTGATTTGAATGATGATGGGTTCATTTGTTGTAAGGAGCTCAAAATTGCATTGTCAAGATTAGGGTTGTGGGAGGAGCATTGTGGGCAAGATTGCAAGCGTATGATTGAGGTGTACGATACCAATTCGGatggttttcttgatttcgAGGAGTTTAAGGCTATGATGTTGTTTGATCATTAA